A genomic stretch from Lathyrus oleraceus cultivar Zhongwan6 chromosome 2, CAAS_Psat_ZW6_1.0, whole genome shotgun sequence includes:
- the LOC127120276 gene encoding homeobox-leucine zipper protein ATHB-21, whose product MNHYQQDQMMLISQLFPATAHAYTDTASQQVEKKQRRRRNKKSKGGDNTANEMNKKRKLSEKQVILLEEHFGSEHKLESERKDKLAMELGLDPRQVAVWFQNRRARWKNKKLEEEYTNLKKFHESTMLEKCLLETEVLKLREQLSEAEKEIQRLREPIEVVPTNSSSTSSISQSMEVMEPPPFFDEFEADNVYNDNVFLMPYFDSIEWTYI is encoded by the exons atGAACCATTACCAACAAGACCAAATGATGCTCATTTCTCAGCTATTTCCTGCAACTGCGCATGCTTACACTGATACAGCTTCTCAACAAG TGGAGAAGAAGCAAAGACGCAGACGTAACAAGAAGAGTAAAGGTGGAGATAACACTGCAAATGAAATGAACAAGAAAAGGAAACTTAGTGAAAAACAAGTAATTCTGTTGGAAGAACACTTTGGAAGTGAACACAAACTTGAGTCAGAAAGAAAAGACAAACTCGCAATGGAACTTGGTTTGGATCCAAGACAAGTTGCTGTCTGGTTTCAAAACCGTAGAGCTCGTTGGAAGAACAAGAAACTCGAAGAAGAATACACAAATCTCAAAAAGTTCCATGAATCTACCATGCTTGAGAAATGTTTGCTTGAAACCGAG GTATTGAAATTGAGGGAACAACTTTCTGAAGCTGAGAAGGAAATTCAGAGACTTAGAGAGCCTATTGAAGTAGTTCCAACTAACAGTTCAAGTACTTCATCAATCTCTCAGTCAATGGAAGTAATGGAACCACCACCATtttttgatgaatttgaagctGATAATGTATATAATGATAATGTGTTTCTTATGCCTTACTTCGATAGCATCGAATGGACATATATCTAG